The proteins below are encoded in one region of Lactuca sativa cultivar Salinas chromosome 3, Lsat_Salinas_v11, whole genome shotgun sequence:
- the LOC128133072 gene encoding UDP-D-apiose/UDP-D-xylose synthase 2-like — MTLAFFAAEGAENGLEFTIVRPFNWMGPRMDFIPGIDGPSEGVPRVLACFSNNLLRREPLKLVDGGESQRTFVYIKDAIEAVLLMIENPARANGHIFNVGNPNNEVTVRQLAEMMTKVSEKGILGK, encoded by the exons ATGACTTTGGCTTTCTTTGCAGCTGAGGGTGCTGAAAATGGCCTTGAATTCACCATTGTTAGACCTTTCAACTGGATGGGCCCTAGGATGGATTTCATTCCAGGGATTGATGGTCCCAGTGAAGGTGTTCCCAGGGTTCTTGCTTGCTTTAGCAAT AATCTTCTCAGACGTGAGCCTTTGAAGCTAGTTGATGGTGGTGAATCTCAAAGGACCTTTGTCTATATCAAGGATGCCATTGAAGCTGTTCTTTTGATGATT GAGAATCCTGCTAGAGCTAATGGTCATATCTTCAATGTTGGAAACCCCAATAATGAAGTTACAGTGAGGCAGCTAGCTGAAATGATGACCAAGGTTAgtgaaaagggtattttgggaaagtaA